The following are from one region of the Qipengyuania flava genome:
- a CDS encoding tetratricopeptide repeat protein, whose protein sequence is MIPTRRLAAAAVLLASAALPVSAWAQREIVQPLPSEGERELNAALTRLAANAADVGALLDAGNAALKLDDIEAAIGFFGRANELRPGNASSKLGLAKAYTRARRPVEALLLFAEAERAGVSNARMAEDRALAFDLVGDTASAQELYRLALAEGAGAPTQRRLALNQAISGDREGFEATLLPLLERGDVTAFRTRAFGLAILGDTEEAKSIANTMLPSGLGARLAAYFDYMPRLTKAQQAAAGNLGVFPLVANIGTDEQGIADYAGSPVRIARTEPQTAAPAAPPPPPPPPARQTRERPATAQPAQSGPRAAGRQGFYDRWGRERPAPVTRAASEPVESEPVAPPPPPPPPPPPPPSPPPPEPSSPPTAVEPVVVARAQTPAPVVPQPAAEPAPEPETVSLDEAFSSFSLAPSEPDPARAGAVDITRIDIPREREEPPPPVHPARHWVQVATGRDLGALRFDWRRIARQAEGALDGKGPFTAPWGVANRLLAGPYDSAAEAREMVNQLRGLGLDSFPFTSAKGEAINDF, encoded by the coding sequence ATGATACCGACCAGGCGCCTTGCTGCCGCTGCTGTGCTGCTTGCCTCAGCTGCGCTGCCGGTTTCGGCGTGGGCGCAACGCGAAATCGTACAGCCGTTACCCTCCGAAGGGGAGCGCGAGCTGAACGCGGCGCTCACCCGTCTTGCAGCCAACGCAGCCGATGTCGGCGCGCTGCTCGATGCGGGCAACGCCGCGCTCAAGCTCGATGATATCGAGGCGGCGATCGGGTTTTTCGGGCGGGCGAACGAATTGCGGCCGGGCAATGCGTCCTCCAAGCTAGGACTGGCAAAGGCCTACACCCGGGCGCGCCGCCCGGTGGAGGCTCTCCTCCTGTTTGCCGAGGCGGAACGGGCGGGCGTCTCCAACGCACGCATGGCAGAAGACCGGGCGCTGGCCTTCGACCTCGTTGGCGATACCGCGAGCGCGCAGGAGCTTTACCGGCTGGCGCTGGCCGAAGGGGCAGGCGCACCGACCCAGCGCCGACTTGCGCTAAACCAGGCGATTTCGGGCGACCGCGAGGGTTTCGAGGCGACGTTGCTGCCGCTGCTTGAGCGCGGCGATGTTACCGCCTTTCGCACGCGTGCCTTCGGCCTTGCCATCCTTGGTGACACCGAAGAGGCGAAGTCGATCGCCAACACCATGCTCCCCTCTGGCCTCGGCGCGCGGCTGGCGGCCTATTTCGACTACATGCCTCGCCTGACAAAGGCGCAGCAGGCCGCAGCCGGCAACCTCGGTGTGTTCCCGCTGGTGGCGAACATCGGCACGGACGAGCAGGGCATTGCCGACTACGCGGGCAGCCCCGTGCGTATTGCGCGCACGGAGCCGCAGACAGCAGCGCCAGCGGCGCCTCCTCCTCCTCCGCCTCCACCGGCGCGACAAACCCGCGAACGACCCGCGACCGCACAGCCAGCACAAAGTGGCCCGCGTGCGGCGGGCCGGCAGGGTTTCTACGATCGCTGGGGGCGCGAGCGTCCGGCACCCGTTACGCGCGCGGCCTCCGAGCCGGTGGAGAGCGAGCCTGTCGCGCCACCTCCGCCTCCGCCTCCGCCGCCTCCCCCTCCGCCATCTCCGCCGCCTCCGGAGCCGTCGTCGCCTCCGACCGCTGTCGAACCGGTGGTCGTGGCCCGCGCGCAAACGCCGGCACCTGTCGTGCCACAGCCCGCCGCTGAGCCGGCCCCCGAGCCGGAGACGGTCTCGCTCGACGAGGCGTTCAGCAGCTTCAGCCTCGCGCCTTCCGAGCCCGATCCGGCGCGTGCAGGGGCGGTCGACATCACGCGGATCGATATCCCTCGCGAACGCGAGGAGCCTCCGCCGCCGGTCCACCCCGCACGGCATTGGGTGCAGGTGGCCACGGGCCGTGATCTTGGCGCGCTGCGATTCGATTGGCGGCGCATTGCGCGCCAGGCCGAAGGGGCGCTGGACGGGAAGGGACCCTTCACCGCCCCCTGGGGTGTAGCGAACCGCCTTTTGGCAGGACCGTATGACAGCGCTGCCGAAGCCCGTGAAATGGTCAATCAGCTCAGGGGCTTGGGGCTGGATTCCTTCCCCTTCACCAGCGCCAAGGGCGAGGCGATCAACGATTTCTAG
- a CDS encoding YbjN domain-containing protein, with protein sequence MRPSEDRYEAEQDAAPLDMLVALFEARGWPCESTPTEMSGEVQGSWTKYQLRGIWRPEDGVLQILCLPDIRISGDKLPQAHELVSLVNEQMWLGHFDIWSSGGVLLYRNGTMLGDDGLLSLGQAQALVEIAVDECDRFYPAFQFVLWGGRTPTEALEAAMVDAAGEA encoded by the coding sequence ATGAGACCTTCAGAGGACCGCTACGAGGCCGAGCAGGACGCTGCTCCGCTCGACATGCTCGTTGCGCTGTTCGAAGCGCGCGGGTGGCCTTGCGAATCCACGCCGACGGAGATGAGCGGGGAGGTCCAGGGCAGCTGGACCAAGTACCAGCTGCGCGGCATCTGGCGGCCCGAAGACGGTGTCCTGCAGATCCTGTGCCTCCCTGACATCCGCATTTCGGGCGACAAGCTGCCCCAGGCGCACGAGCTGGTCAGCCTGGTGAACGAGCAGATGTGGCTCGGCCATTTCGATATCTGGTCGAGCGGCGGCGTGCTGCTCTACCGCAACGGCACCATGCTGGGCGATGACGGGCTTCTGAGCCTCGGCCAGGCGCAGGCGCTGGTGGAGATTGCGGTCGATGAATGCGACCGGTTCTACCCGGCATTTCAGTTCGTTCTGTGGGGAGGCCGTACTCCGACCGAGGCGCTCGAGGCGGCCATGGTGGACGCCGCCGGCGAGGCCTGA
- a CDS encoding Bax inhibitor-1/YccA family protein produces MANWNDTDQRQGLGSVPRAGDAVARQETFDAGLRKHMLSIYNYMTSGVLLTGIVALLTAQSGLALAFASGPLMWIVALAPLGFILAMNFGLNRMSKTTLQVLFWSFATVMGLSMSTIFLTFTGESIAATFFATAGAFAGLSLYGYTTKKNLQGFGTFLVMGVIGLLIAMVINIFLQSSTMALAISFIGVLIFAGLTAYDTQRLKMEYQYLRGTEFAGKAIIMGAVSLYLDFINMFMFLLNFMGNRE; encoded by the coding sequence ATGGCCAATTGGAACGACACCGACCAGAGGCAGGGCCTTGGCTCCGTGCCGCGCGCTGGCGACGCCGTTGCCAGGCAGGAAACCTTCGACGCAGGGCTGCGCAAGCACATGCTGTCGATCTACAACTACATGACTTCGGGCGTGCTGCTGACCGGCATCGTTGCCCTGCTGACGGCGCAGAGCGGCCTTGCTCTCGCGTTTGCAAGCGGGCCGCTGATGTGGATCGTCGCGCTTGCCCCGCTGGGCTTCATCCTCGCGATGAACTTCGGCCTCAACCGCATGAGTAAGACGACGCTGCAGGTGCTGTTCTGGTCCTTCGCGACCGTGATGGGCCTGTCGATGTCGACGATCTTCCTTACCTTCACGGGTGAATCGATCGCGGCGACCTTCTTCGCTACCGCCGGCGCCTTCGCCGGTCTCAGCCTTTATGGCTACACCACGAAGAAGAACCTGCAGGGCTTTGGCACCTTCCTTGTGATGGGTGTGATCGGCCTGCTGATCGCAATGGTGATCAACATCTTCCTGCAGTCGAGCACGATGGCCCTGGCCATCAGCTTCATCGGCGTGCTGATCTTCGCCGGTCTCACCGCCTACGACACGCAGCGCCTGAAGATGGAGTATCAGTACCTGCGCGGCACCGAGTTCGCCGGCAAGGCGATCATCATGGGCGCCGTCAGCCTGTACCTCGACTTCATCAACATGTTCATGTTCCTCCTGAACTTCATGGGCAATCGCGAGTAA
- a CDS encoding replication-associated recombination protein A, whose amino-acid sequence MADLFPDDLPQASATDTPREDAPLADRLRPASLGEVIGQDHLTGPEGAIGRMVAAGRLSSMILWGPPGTGKTTIARLLADSVGMRFESVSAVFSGVADLKKAFAAADKAAEAGQRTLLFVDEIHRFNRAQQDGFLPFVERGTVTLVGATTENPSFALNAALLSRAQVLILQRLDHEALGQLLDRAEVLEGPLPLAPEARDALVASADGDGRFLLNQAETLYNAKIDGELDPAALGKFLQRRVAVYDKDREGHYNLISALHKAVRGSDVQASLYYLARMLTAGEEPRFLARRLVRMAVEDIGMADPQALVQCMAAKDAYEFLGSPEGELALVQACTYLATAPKSNAVYKAQKASFKSAKETGSLMPPQNILNAPTKLMKDIGYGSGYSYDHDAEDGFSGDNYWPEEMEPQSYYEPVERGFEREVKKRLDYWDKLRRERGE is encoded by the coding sequence ATGGCCGACCTCTTCCCCGACGACCTGCCCCAGGCATCTGCCACCGACACGCCGCGCGAAGACGCGCCGCTGGCCGACCGCCTGCGCCCCGCCAGTCTGGGAGAGGTCATCGGGCAGGACCACCTGACCGGGCCGGAAGGCGCAATTGGCCGGATGGTCGCCGCCGGGCGCCTGTCGAGCATGATCCTGTGGGGACCGCCCGGCACGGGCAAGACCACCATCGCCCGCTTGCTCGCCGACAGCGTCGGGATGCGGTTTGAAAGCGTATCCGCCGTGTTCAGCGGGGTTGCCGACCTCAAGAAAGCTTTCGCTGCTGCCGACAAGGCCGCCGAGGCGGGCCAGCGAACGCTGCTGTTCGTTGACGAGATCCACCGCTTCAACCGCGCGCAGCAAGATGGTTTCCTGCCCTTCGTCGAGCGCGGGACGGTCACGCTGGTCGGCGCGACGACGGAGAACCCCAGCTTCGCCCTTAACGCGGCGCTGCTGAGCCGCGCGCAGGTGCTGATCCTCCAGCGGCTCGACCACGAGGCGCTCGGCCAGCTCCTTGACCGCGCTGAGGTGCTCGAAGGGCCCCTGCCCCTTGCGCCCGAGGCACGCGATGCGCTGGTGGCCAGCGCGGACGGAGATGGGCGCTTCCTGCTCAACCAGGCCGAAACGCTCTACAATGCGAAGATCGACGGGGAGCTCGACCCGGCAGCCCTCGGCAAGTTCCTCCAGCGCCGCGTGGCGGTCTACGACAAGGACCGCGAGGGGCACTACAACCTCATTTCCGCGCTCCACAAGGCGGTGCGCGGCAGCGATGTGCAGGCAAGCCTCTACTACCTCGCCCGCATGCTGACCGCCGGGGAAGAACCGCGTTTCCTCGCCCGCCGCCTCGTGCGCATGGCGGTGGAAGACATCGGCATGGCCGACCCGCAGGCGCTGGTGCAGTGCATGGCCGCCAAGGACGCCTACGAGTTCCTCGGCAGTCCGGAAGGCGAGCTCGCGCTGGTGCAGGCCTGCACCTACCTCGCCACCGCGCCCAAATCGAACGCGGTCTACAAGGCGCAGAAGGCCTCGTTCAAATCGGCCAAGGAAACCGGCAGCCTCATGCCGCCGCAGAACATCCTCAACGCGCCGACCAAGCTGATGAAGGATATCGGGTATGGCTCGGGCTACAGCTACGACCATGACGCCGAGGATGGCTTTTCGGGCGACAATTACTGGCCCGAGGAGATGGAGCCGCAGAGCTATTACGAGCCGGTCGAACGCGGCTTCGAGCGCGAGGTGAAAAAGCGCCTCGACTATTGGGACAAGCTGCGGCGCGAACGTGGCGAATAG
- a CDS encoding PadR family transcriptional regulator, whose translation MHKAHKWRKMRKMGGWPFVAAMMAETECREGMGASAKFGGPGWAFDFGSRGSGGRRRRRMFGPGELRLVLLKLVADEARHGYELIKAIEEMTEGAYSPSPGTIYPTLSLLEDEGAIAQAAGDETRKAFEATDAGRAELEERADEVTALFERLSGHGEQRRVYATPEMFRAAGNLASVLKNKARSGSLDEKTVQEIVDLVDELAKKIERL comes from the coding sequence ATGCACAAGGCACACAAGTGGCGCAAGATGCGCAAGATGGGCGGCTGGCCCTTCGTCGCCGCGATGATGGCAGAGACGGAGTGCCGCGAAGGCATGGGCGCTTCGGCCAAGTTCGGCGGCCCCGGCTGGGCGTTTGATTTCGGTTCGCGCGGAAGTGGCGGACGGCGCCGGCGGCGCATGTTCGGACCTGGCGAGCTTCGCCTCGTCCTGCTCAAGCTGGTCGCCGATGAGGCGCGCCACGGCTATGAGCTGATCAAGGCGATCGAGGAAATGACTGAAGGCGCCTATTCGCCCAGCCCGGGCACGATCTATCCGACGCTTTCCCTGCTCGAGGACGAGGGCGCGATTGCGCAGGCCGCGGGCGATGAAACCCGCAAGGCTTTCGAGGCGACCGATGCCGGGCGCGCCGAACTGGAAGAGCGTGCGGACGAAGTGACCGCCCTGTTCGAACGGCTCTCTGGCCATGGCGAACAGCGCCGGGTCTATGCGACGCCGGAAATGTTCCGGGCGGCGGGCAATCTTGCCTCGGTGCTGAAGAACAAGGCCCGTTCGGGCAGCCTCGATGAAAAGACCGTCCAGGAAATCGTCGACCTGGTCGACGAGCTGGCGAAGAAGATCGAGCGCCTCTGA
- a CDS encoding glycosyltransferase family 4 protein has translation MDVTDLRIALFSGNYNYTRDGANQALNRLADYLLRQGAALRVYAPVVENPDFEATGDLVDVPNIRMPVKGRGEYRLPLRIDDAVREDLKRFAPNTVHLSSPDPAAHKALKWARERDIPVLASVHTRFETYPQYYGAGFLEPAVVSILRRFYGRCDALVAPSQSQIDELKAQRMHDDISIWSRGVDRTIFDPSKRDLEWRRSLGLEDNDVAIVFLGRLVMEKGLDVFAETIVQLRKRQVPHKVLVIGDGPARGWFEKALPGGIFAGFKTGADLGKALASGDIFFNPSITETFGNVTLEAMACGLPVVAAGATGAASLVKDGETGRLVPPGKPDVFAPACAEALAPYCTDDALRLQHGANGEKAARAYSWDAINQAVVDTYLRLHEERAAAR, from the coding sequence ATGGACGTGACCGATCTTCGCATTGCGCTGTTCAGCGGGAACTACAACTACACCCGCGACGGCGCGAACCAGGCTCTCAACCGGCTGGCCGACTACCTGCTGCGCCAGGGCGCGGCGCTGCGCGTCTATGCGCCTGTAGTGGAGAACCCGGATTTCGAGGCCACCGGCGATCTGGTCGACGTGCCCAATATCCGCATGCCGGTGAAAGGGCGCGGCGAATACCGCCTGCCGCTGCGCATCGACGATGCGGTGCGCGAAGACCTCAAGCGGTTTGCACCGAACACCGTCCACCTCTCCTCGCCCGACCCGGCGGCGCACAAGGCACTCAAATGGGCGCGCGAGCGGGACATTCCCGTGCTCGCATCGGTGCACACCCGTTTCGAGACCTATCCGCAATATTACGGCGCTGGCTTCCTCGAGCCTGCCGTGGTGTCGATCCTGCGGCGCTTCTACGGCCGATGCGACGCGCTTGTGGCCCCGTCGCAGAGCCAGATCGACGAGCTCAAGGCGCAGCGGATGCATGACGACATCAGCATCTGGTCGCGCGGCGTCGACCGGACGATCTTCGACCCCTCGAAGCGCGACCTCGAATGGCGCCGCTCGCTGGGGCTGGAAGACAACGACGTCGCCATCGTGTTCCTCGGCCGGTTGGTCATGGAAAAGGGCCTCGACGTCTTTGCCGAGACCATCGTCCAGCTACGCAAGCGGCAGGTCCCGCACAAGGTCCTCGTCATCGGCGATGGCCCGGCGCGCGGCTGGTTCGAAAAGGCGCTGCCCGGCGGAATTTTCGCAGGGTTCAAGACGGGTGCCGATCTCGGCAAGGCGCTGGCGAGCGGGGATATCTTCTTCAACCCCTCGATCACCGAGACCTTCGGCAATGTGACGCTGGAGGCGATGGCCTGTGGGCTACCGGTAGTGGCAGCTGGCGCGACAGGCGCGGCGAGCCTCGTGAAGGATGGCGAGACGGGACGGCTGGTGCCTCCGGGCAAGCCCGATGTCTTTGCGCCTGCCTGCGCCGAAGCGCTCGCGCCCTATTGCACCGACGACGCCCTGCGCCTGCAACATGGCGCGAATGGCGAAAAGGCTGCCCGCGCCTATAGCTGGGACGCGATCAACCAGGCGGTGGTCGACACCTACCTTCGGCTGCACGAAGAGCGCGCGGCCGCCCGTTAG
- a CDS encoding phosphoserine transaminase translates to MTDTPALKPERPFFSSGPTVKHPGWSLDNLKTESLGRSHRSALGKSRLKYAIDLSKEMLGVPEDYLVGIMPASDTGALEAAMWTMLRPDRPATVAAWESFGNVWIQDAVKQLKLPQLTTLDADYGEIPDLASIPQENDVVFTWNGTTSGAKIPNTDWLAPGREGVTINDATSAVFAMEMDWAKLDATTYSWQKVMGSEAQHGMLILSPKAVERIEEYDPEWPLPKLFRMKKGGKINRAIFEGATINTPSLLATEDYIAALEWAQSIGGRKAMFERADANAKIVTDWIEATPWLRNMVSDPAKRTNTGVCFVFQGDWYESLSAEDQAAVPKKIVKLLEERDVGYDFNGYRDAPPSLRIWCGGTLEQEDLKRLLPWIEWAYETVKNG, encoded by the coding sequence ATGACTGATACACCCGCGCTCAAACCCGAGCGTCCCTTTTTCTCGTCCGGTCCCACGGTCAAGCACCCGGGCTGGTCCCTCGACAATCTAAAGACCGAATCGCTCGGGCGCTCGCACCGCTCGGCGCTGGGCAAGTCGCGCCTGAAATACGCCATCGACCTATCGAAAGAGATGCTCGGCGTACCCGAGGACTACCTCGTCGGCATCATGCCCGCTTCGGATACCGGCGCGCTGGAAGCCGCCATGTGGACCATGCTGCGCCCCGACCGTCCGGCGACGGTCGCTGCGTGGGAAAGCTTCGGCAATGTGTGGATTCAGGACGCGGTCAAACAGCTCAAGCTGCCGCAGTTGACCACGCTCGACGCGGACTATGGCGAAATCCCCGATCTCGCCTCGATCCCGCAGGAGAACGACGTCGTCTTCACCTGGAACGGCACGACCAGCGGCGCGAAGATCCCCAACACGGACTGGCTTGCGCCGGGCCGCGAAGGCGTGACCATCAACGATGCCACCAGCGCCGTTTTCGCCATGGAGATGGACTGGGCCAAGCTCGATGCCACGACCTACAGCTGGCAGAAGGTGATGGGCTCGGAAGCCCAGCACGGCATGCTGATCCTCAGCCCCAAAGCGGTCGAGCGGATCGAGGAATACGATCCCGAATGGCCGCTGCCCAAGCTCTTCCGCATGAAGAAGGGCGGCAAGATCAACCGCGCCATTTTCGAAGGCGCGACGATCAACACCCCGAGCCTGCTAGCGACCGAAGACTATATCGCGGCGCTCGAATGGGCGCAGTCGATCGGCGGCCGCAAGGCGATGTTCGAGCGCGCCGACGCCAACGCAAAGATCGTCACCGACTGGATCGAGGCGACCCCCTGGCTGCGCAACATGGTGTCCGATCCGGCCAAGCGCACCAACACCGGCGTCTGCTTCGTCTTCCAGGGCGACTGGTACGAAAGCCTCAGCGCCGAAGACCAGGCGGCCGTCCCGAAGAAGATCGTCAAGCTGCTCGAAGAGCGCGACGTCGGTTACGACTTCAACGGCTATCGCGATGCCCCGCCGTCGCTGCGCATCTGGTGCGGTGGCACGCTCGAGCAGGAAGACCTGAAGCGTCTCCTGCCGTGGATCGAGTGGGCTTACGAGACCGTCAAGAACGGCTGA
- the serA gene encoding phosphoglycerate dehydrogenase, which produces MSKPKVLISDKMDPNAAKIFEERGCDVDVITGESPEELAARIGEYDGLAIRSSTKVTPAILDAATNLKVIGRAGIGVDNVDIPYASSKGVVVMNTPFGNSITTAEHAVAMMFALARQIPQANVRTQAGEWPKNDFMGVELTGKTLGLIGAGNIGSIVAARALGLKMKVVAFDPFLTEERAIEIGVEKADLDTLLAKADFITLHTPLTDETRNILSAENLAKTKKGVRIINCARGGLIDEAALAEALDSGQVAGAALDVFQTEPAKESPLFGKPNFICTPHLGASTTEAQVNVALQVAEQMADYLVNGGVTNALNMPSLSAEEAPKLKPYMKLAENLGSLVGQLAHGNLTKISIEREGAAAELSGKPIEGAVLAGLMRQYSDTVNMVNAPFLAKERGLDIRSIRHEKEGAYNTLIRVTVGTDAGDRSVAGTLFGADAPRLVEMFGVGIEAELSGDMLYIVNEDAPGFIGRIGTLLGESGINIGTFHLGRRQAGGEAVLLLSVDAPIPQDVVKQACALEGVKVVMPLAF; this is translated from the coding sequence ATGAGCAAACCCAAAGTCCTCATCTCTGACAAGATGGACCCGAACGCCGCGAAAATCTTCGAAGAGCGCGGCTGCGACGTCGATGTGATTACCGGTGAAAGCCCCGAGGAACTTGCCGCCCGCATCGGTGAGTACGACGGTCTCGCCATCCGTTCCTCAACTAAGGTCACGCCTGCGATCCTTGATGCGGCAACGAACCTGAAAGTCATCGGCCGCGCCGGCATCGGTGTCGACAATGTCGACATCCCCTACGCCAGCTCCAAGGGCGTGGTGGTAATGAACACGCCGTTCGGCAATTCGATCACCACCGCCGAACACGCGGTGGCGATGATGTTCGCGCTCGCGCGCCAGATCCCGCAGGCCAATGTCCGCACGCAGGCCGGGGAATGGCCGAAGAACGACTTCATGGGCGTCGAGCTGACCGGCAAGACGCTCGGCTTGATAGGCGCGGGCAACATTGGCTCGATCGTCGCGGCACGCGCACTTGGCCTCAAGATGAAAGTCGTCGCCTTCGATCCCTTCCTGACCGAAGAACGTGCCATCGAAATCGGTGTCGAAAAGGCCGATCTCGACACATTGCTGGCCAAGGCGGATTTCATCACGCTGCACACGCCGTTGACCGACGAGACGCGCAACATCCTCTCGGCGGAAAACCTCGCCAAGACCAAGAAGGGCGTGCGCATTATCAACTGCGCGCGCGGGGGGCTGATCGACGAGGCGGCGCTGGCCGAAGCGCTCGACAGCGGCCAGGTGGCAGGCGCGGCGCTCGATGTATTCCAGACCGAACCGGCCAAGGAGTCGCCGCTGTTCGGCAAACCCAACTTCATCTGCACCCCGCATCTCGGCGCCAGCACCACCGAAGCGCAGGTCAATGTCGCGCTGCAGGTGGCCGAGCAGATGGCCGACTACCTCGTCAACGGCGGCGTTACGAACGCGCTCAACATGCCCAGCCTCTCGGCCGAGGAAGCGCCGAAGCTGAAGCCTTACATGAAGCTTGCCGAAAACCTCGGCAGCCTTGTCGGCCAGCTTGCCCATGGCAACCTCACCAAGATCAGCATCGAACGCGAAGGCGCGGCGGCCGAGCTGTCGGGCAAGCCCATCGAAGGCGCTGTCCTTGCAGGCCTGATGCGCCAGTATTCGGACACGGTGAACATGGTCAACGCGCCCTTCCTCGCCAAGGAACGCGGGCTCGATATCCGCTCGATCCGGCACGAGAAGGAAGGCGCCTACAACACGCTGATCCGCGTCACCGTGGGCACCGATGCGGGTGACCGTTCGGTCGCCGGCACGCTGTTCGGTGCCGACGCGCCGCGCCTGGTTGAGATGTTCGGTGTCGGCATCGAAGCCGAACTGTCGGGCGACATGCTCTACATCGTCAACGAAGACGCGCCGGGCTTCATCGGCCGTATCGGTACGCTGCTGGGCGAAAGCGGCATCAACATCGGCACCTTCCACCTTGGCCGCCGCCAGGCGGGCGGGGAAGCGGTGCTGCTGCTGAGCGTCGATGCGCCGATCCCGCAGGATGTGGTGAAGCAGGCCTGCGCGCTGGAAGGCGTGAAGGTCGTTATGCCTCTGGCATTCTGA
- a CDS encoding ATP phosphoribosyltransferase regulatory subunit, with the protein MTTPDDLLPVGLEDALPQRALAITQAMRAVLDAMDGHGYDRVRPPLVEFERSLAGRMDGVATRRMVRFTDPQSLRTLALRSDMTVQVGRIAATVMSEAPRPLRLCYAGDVALLSADQLDPARQRLQLGAELVGADSVAAASEVVSVAIDALKAAGAANISVDFTLPDLVDTLAEEAMPLDAEKREAVRRELDTKDAGGLRDAGGEAYLPLLYATGDFAKAIDTLAAIDAGGALASRIEGLRAIAAAIGDRARVTLDPTERHGFEYQSWFGFTLYGEGARGALGRGGTYTIRGSEEAATGFSLYMDPLLDALGCATGDAAQKLFLPLGHDRDAAARLRAIGWRTVAAIGEGDDGAALGCSHVLEGKEPKAL; encoded by the coding sequence ATGACGACACCTGACGACCTCCTGCCCGTCGGCCTCGAAGACGCGCTGCCCCAGCGCGCCCTTGCCATCACCCAGGCCATGCGCGCCGTTCTCGATGCGATGGACGGCCATGGCTACGACCGGGTACGTCCGCCGCTGGTGGAGTTCGAACGCTCGCTTGCCGGGCGCATGGACGGGGTCGCAACGCGCCGCATGGTGCGTTTCACCGACCCGCAATCGCTCCGCACGCTCGCGCTGCGCAGCGACATGACCGTGCAGGTCGGCCGCATTGCCGCTACCGTCATGAGCGAGGCGCCGCGCCCGCTGCGCCTGTGCTACGCCGGCGATGTCGCGCTGCTGAGCGCCGACCAGCTCGATCCCGCTCGCCAGCGCTTGCAACTGGGCGCCGAACTGGTCGGGGCAGACAGCGTCGCCGCAGCGAGCGAGGTGGTCTCGGTTGCCATCGATGCGCTCAAGGCGGCCGGCGCTGCCAATATCTCGGTCGATTTCACGCTGCCTGACTTGGTTGACACGCTGGCCGAAGAGGCGATGCCGCTCGACGCCGAAAAGCGCGAGGCTGTGCGGCGCGAACTCGACACCAAGGATGCCGGCGGCCTGCGCGATGCGGGCGGCGAGGCCTATCTCCCGCTGCTCTACGCAACCGGCGATTTCGCCAAGGCGATCGACACGCTGGCCGCAATCGACGCGGGCGGTGCGCTGGCAAGCCGGATCGAAGGGCTGCGCGCCATCGCCGCTGCCATCGGCGACCGCGCGCGCGTCACGCTCGACCCGACCGAACGGCACGGCTTCGAATACCAGAGCTGGTTCGGCTTCACGCTTTACGGCGAAGGCGCGCGCGGCGCGCTGGGCCGGGGCGGCACCTACACGATCCGTGGCAGCGAAGAGGCTGCCACCGGCTTCTCGCTCTACATGGATCCGCTGCTCGATGCGCTTGGCTGCGCGACTGGCGATGCAGCGCAGAAGCTGTTCCTGCCGCTTGGCCACGACCGCGATGCGGCCGCGCGCCTGCGCGCCATCGGCTGGCGCACGGTGGCGGCGATCGGCGAGGGTGATGACGGGGCAGCGCTCGGCTGTTCGCACGTGCTCGAGGGCAAGGAGCCTAAGGCGCTCTAA
- a CDS encoding glutathione S-transferase, with translation MAEPVLYSFRRCPYAMRARMALSVSGAAYEHREVVLRDKPAEMLEASPKGTVPVLVAADGVVLEESLDIMRWALGESDPEGWLTRTDEALLAANDGPFKHHLDRYKYATRYEDVDPEEHRAAALAILRALEARLENSAFLCGEKRGFADIAIFPFIRQFANADRAWFDAQDLPKLQAWLESLVTSELFNGVMRKHPQWKPA, from the coding sequence ATGGCTGAACCGGTCCTCTACAGCTTTCGCCGCTGCCCTTACGCCATGCGCGCGCGAATGGCGCTCAGCGTCAGCGGCGCGGCCTACGAACACCGCGAGGTGGTGCTGCGCGACAAGCCGGCGGAAATGCTGGAGGCCTCCCCCAAGGGCACGGTGCCGGTGCTGGTCGCGGCCGATGGCGTTGTCCTTGAAGAAAGCCTCGACATCATGCGCTGGGCACTGGGCGAGAGCGATCCGGAAGGCTGGCTCACGCGCACGGACGAAGCGTTGCTTGCCGCCAACGATGGTCCGTTCAAACACCATCTCGACCGCTACAAATACGCAACGCGCTACGAGGACGTGGACCCCGAGGAACATCGCGCTGCCGCGCTTGCGATCCTGCGGGCGCTGGAGGCACGGCTGGAGAATAGCGCCTTCCTCTGCGGCGAGAAGCGCGGCTTTGCCGACATTGCGATCTTCCCCTTCATCCGCCAGTTCGCCAACGCGGACCGGGCGTGGTTCGACGCGCAGGACCTGCCGAAACTGCAGGCCTGGCTGGAAAGTCTCGTTACGTCGGAGCTGTTCAACGGAGTGATGCGCAAGCATCCCCAGTGGAAGCCCGCTTAG